One genomic window of Polyangium aurulentum includes the following:
- a CDS encoding serine/threonine protein kinase, which translates to MDDLPSTLRNGRYAVVRLLGEGAQAATFEAVDKKEGRPVAIKRFRVRGAKSWKEVELAEREARVLASITHPGLPRYIEHFEDQGELFLVTELIEGESLLSLRKRGATFSEADVVRFLRDVAAILDYLHGRAPPVVHRDIKPSNVLRRKDGSFALIDFGSVRDKMKPEGGSTVVGTFGFMAPEQFQGRAMPASDVYAAGATALAMLTGREPEDLPHKGLAIDVAASLGGGTSPALLRVLSSMLEPDPDRRASRLSPLLEGLASAPHAREQRRDPGPKESPRARDERGRARAKSGIGKELEDVVSRVVEEGVAHFEKEWSRNERKWEKKAQKREEKHERRARRAERRAERRAEDWSRGEHHHHGVPEPIRTFLHFGLTIAQIAILVSLRAVVPAVLTLLSIFFGKPLRDAASRTNEAGKAANDNILRAKDAVSGRVAPQGTRIEVREVDRPAAQKRVRIAGEESGEDHEAEEERLAEEEAEQAGRTKGRRGV; encoded by the coding sequence ATGGATGATCTGCCGAGCACCCTGCGCAACGGACGCTACGCCGTGGTTCGCCTCCTCGGCGAGGGAGCGCAGGCGGCGACCTTCGAGGCCGTCGACAAGAAAGAGGGCCGTCCGGTCGCGATCAAGCGCTTCCGGGTGCGCGGCGCCAAGAGCTGGAAGGAGGTCGAGCTCGCCGAGCGTGAAGCCCGCGTCCTCGCCTCCATCACGCACCCTGGACTGCCGCGCTACATCGAGCACTTCGAGGACCAGGGCGAGCTGTTCCTCGTCACCGAGCTCATCGAGGGCGAGAGCCTCCTGTCCTTGCGCAAGCGCGGCGCCACCTTCTCCGAGGCCGACGTCGTCCGCTTTCTGCGCGACGTGGCCGCGATCCTCGACTACCTCCACGGCCGCGCCCCGCCCGTCGTGCACCGCGACATCAAGCCGAGCAACGTGCTGCGCCGCAAGGACGGCTCCTTTGCGCTCATCGATTTCGGATCCGTGCGCGACAAGATGAAGCCCGAGGGCGGCAGCACCGTGGTCGGCACCTTCGGCTTCATGGCCCCCGAGCAATTCCAGGGCCGCGCAATGCCCGCCTCCGACGTCTACGCCGCCGGCGCCACGGCCCTCGCCATGCTCACCGGCCGCGAGCCCGAGGATTTACCGCATAAAGGCCTCGCGATCGACGTCGCCGCCTCGCTCGGCGGAGGGACGAGCCCGGCCCTCTTGCGCGTGCTTTCGAGCATGCTCGAGCCCGATCCCGACCGCCGCGCGAGCCGCCTTTCGCCGCTCCTCGAGGGCCTCGCCTCCGCGCCCCACGCCCGCGAGCAAAGGCGCGATCCGGGGCCGAAGGAGAGCCCCAGGGCCCGCGACGAGCGGGGAAGAGCGCGCGCCAAGAGCGGTATTGGGAAGGAACTCGAGGACGTCGTCTCCCGCGTCGTCGAGGAGGGCGTCGCCCATTTCGAGAAAGAATGGTCGCGCAACGAGCGAAAATGGGAGAAGAAGGCCCAGAAGAGGGAAGAGAAGCACGAGCGGAGGGCGCGACGCGCCGAGCGCCGGGCAGAGCGCCGGGCCGAGGATTGGTCCAGAGGGGAACATCATCATCACGGGGTACCCGAGCCGATACGGACCTTCCTGCACTTCGGCCTCACGATTGCGCAAATCGCGATCCTCGTGTCGCTGCGCGCGGTGGTGCCGGCGGTGCTCACGCTCCTGTCGATCTTCTTCGGCAAGCCGCTGCGCGATGCCGCGTCGCGCACGAATGAGGCCGGCAAGGCCGCGAACGATAACATCCTGCGCGCCAAGGACGCCGTGAGCGGGCGCGTGGCTCCCCAGGGCACGCGCATCGAGGTGCGTGAAGTGGACCGCCCTGCGGCGCAGAAGCGCGTGCGCATCGCAGGCGAGGAGAGTGGCGAGGACCACGAGGCCGAGGAGGAGCGGCTCGCGGAGGAAGAGGCCGAGCAGGCTGGGCGGACGAAAGGGCGGCGGGGCGTCTGA
- a CDS encoding alpha/beta hydrolase, producing the protein MKHRSSSSSRYPLAFLTIALVSALAACGGEEPGLSSGSGEGLGGSGLAGSGAGGAGQGGADQGGGGQGGAGLTACTDTPAKPILTELRANLDAGMLKHAAASGWPVQVSTGCYLFVSTDAKLDRLAGDHNGWMGETMKADTGFRWLVRGAAAGNKYKFTNGTDWVADRWSRSYNYDGNGEISLILPSTAHLDRHFNVAGAGLPGRTVRVWVPVGTRTHVLYVHDGQNLFDPYSAWGGWHLQDAAPAGMLLVGIDNTPGRMDEYTHVQDKISGFGAPLGGKGDAYADFIKNTVRPLVKAKYGEPTKVGTMGSSLGGLISFHLADKNPGDYIFAASLSGTMGWGKIGATNQTIIERFVAHGHGTTKLYLDSGGGYDDNGNQVPCADTDGDGIKDDVELGDNYCENIQMRDTLAGLGYQFEKDLWHWWEPNAPHNEAAWKDRVFRPLQIFAGL; encoded by the coding sequence ATGAAACATCGATCTTCTTCTTCTTCGAGATATCCCCTCGCATTCCTGACCATCGCCCTCGTGTCTGCGCTCGCCGCGTGCGGCGGTGAAGAGCCCGGGCTCTCCAGCGGCAGCGGCGAGGGCCTCGGCGGCTCTGGCCTCGCGGGCTCCGGCGCAGGCGGCGCGGGTCAGGGCGGCGCGGACCAGGGCGGCGGGGGCCAGGGCGGCGCGGGCCTGACCGCATGCACCGACACGCCGGCCAAGCCGATTCTCACGGAGCTGCGCGCCAACCTCGACGCCGGCATGCTGAAGCACGCCGCGGCCTCGGGCTGGCCCGTCCAGGTCTCGACCGGCTGTTATCTGTTTGTCTCGACAGATGCAAAGCTCGACCGGCTCGCGGGCGACCACAATGGCTGGATGGGCGAGACGATGAAGGCCGACACGGGTTTCCGCTGGCTCGTCCGCGGCGCCGCGGCGGGGAACAAATACAAGTTCACGAACGGCACGGACTGGGTCGCGGACAGGTGGTCGCGCTCCTATAATTACGACGGCAATGGCGAGATCAGCCTGATCCTCCCGTCCACGGCCCACCTCGATCGCCATTTCAACGTCGCCGGCGCGGGCCTCCCCGGCCGCACCGTGCGGGTCTGGGTGCCCGTGGGCACGCGCACGCACGTGCTCTACGTGCACGACGGGCAGAACCTCTTCGACCCGTATTCGGCCTGGGGCGGCTGGCACCTGCAGGACGCGGCGCCCGCCGGGATGCTCCTCGTCGGAATCGACAATACCCCGGGGCGCATGGACGAATACACGCACGTGCAGGACAAGATCAGCGGCTTCGGCGCGCCCCTGGGCGGCAAGGGCGACGCGTACGCCGATTTCATCAAGAACACCGTGCGCCCGCTCGTCAAGGCGAAGTACGGCGAGCCGACGAAGGTCGGCACCATGGGCTCGTCGCTCGGCGGGCTCATCAGCTTCCACCTCGCCGACAAGAACCCGGGCGATTACATCTTCGCAGCGAGCCTGTCGGGTACCATGGGCTGGGGCAAGATCGGGGCGACGAACCAGACGATCATCGAGCGCTTCGTCGCGCACGGGCACGGCACGACCAAGCTCTATCTCGACTCGGGCGGCGGATACGACGACAACGGCAACCAGGTGCCCTGCGCCGATACCGACGGCGACGGCATCAAGGACGACGTCGAGCTCGGCGACAATTATTGCGAGAACATCCAGATGCGCGACACGCTCGCCGGCCTCGGATACCAGTTCGAAAAGGATCTCTGGCACTGGTGGGAGCCGAACGCGCCGCACAACGAGGCGGCCTGGAAGGACCGGGTGTTCCGGCCCCTCCAGATCTTCGCGGGGCTCTGA
- a CDS encoding selenium-binding family protein yields MPFRPDPTFYPSPRMAMDAPRERLAYVAAPCPNAVLGKPGAQHDGLAVVDLDPRSPTYSQITSLVEVPHLGDELHHSGWNACSAALCPYAPHPHVERRYLMLPSLRSSRIYVFDTKPDPKNPRLARTIEAKEISERSGYSRPHTLHCGPDAIYVSALGAPDGNGPGGIFLLDCESFDVLGRWELDRGPQHLHYDFWWHLGHDTLLTSEWGTPKMIEDGVIPELLLGKKYGHKLHVWDLRRRRHVQELDIGDEHQMALELRPAHDPTKAYGFMSVVVSVADLSASVWLWHRDGDKWAIRKVITIPAEPAAADDLPPLLKGFGAVPPLVTDINLSLDDKFLYVSCWGTGELRQYDVSDPFNPKHVGSVHIGGITRRTPHPRAKGEVRGGPQMVEVSRDGRRIYFTNGLYTTWDEQFYPEGMKGWMVKIDADPNGGMKMDPDFWVEFGERRSHQIRLEGGDASSDSFCFP; encoded by the coding sequence ATGCCGTTTCGACCTGATCCGACCTTCTATCCCTCGCCACGCATGGCCATGGATGCGCCGCGCGAGAGGCTCGCATACGTCGCCGCACCCTGCCCGAACGCCGTGCTCGGCAAGCCGGGCGCGCAACACGACGGCCTCGCGGTCGTCGACCTCGATCCGCGCTCGCCGACCTACAGCCAGATCACCTCGCTCGTCGAGGTGCCTCACCTGGGCGACGAGCTGCACCACTCGGGCTGGAACGCGTGCAGCGCCGCGCTCTGCCCCTACGCGCCGCACCCGCACGTCGAGCGCCGCTACCTGATGCTGCCGTCGCTTCGCTCGTCGCGCATCTACGTCTTCGACACCAAGCCCGACCCGAAGAACCCGCGGCTCGCGCGCACGATCGAGGCGAAAGAGATCTCCGAGCGCTCGGGCTACTCGCGCCCGCACACGCTGCACTGCGGGCCCGACGCGATCTACGTGAGCGCGCTCGGCGCCCCCGACGGCAACGGCCCCGGCGGCATCTTCCTGCTCGACTGCGAGAGCTTCGACGTGCTCGGCCGCTGGGAGCTCGACCGCGGCCCGCAGCATTTGCACTACGACTTCTGGTGGCACCTCGGCCACGACACGCTGCTCACGAGCGAGTGGGGCACGCCCAAGATGATCGAGGACGGCGTCATCCCCGAGCTGCTCCTCGGCAAGAAGTACGGCCACAAGCTGCACGTCTGGGATCTGCGCCGCCGCCGTCACGTGCAGGAGCTCGACATCGGCGACGAGCACCAGATGGCCCTCGAGCTGCGCCCCGCGCACGACCCGACCAAGGCCTACGGCTTCATGAGCGTCGTCGTCAGCGTCGCGGACCTGTCCGCGTCGGTGTGGCTGTGGCACCGCGACGGCGACAAGTGGGCGATCCGCAAGGTGATCACGATCCCGGCCGAGCCCGCCGCCGCCGACGATCTGCCCCCGCTCCTGAAGGGCTTCGGCGCGGTGCCGCCGCTCGTCACGGACATCAACCTGTCGCTCGACGACAAGTTCCTCTACGTCTCGTGCTGGGGCACGGGCGAGCTGCGCCAGTACGACGTGAGCGATCCTTTCAACCCCAAGCATGTCGGCTCGGTGCACATCGGCGGCATCACGAGGCGCACGCCGCATCCGCGCGCGAAGGGCGAGGTTCGAGGCGGCCCGCAGATGGTCGAGGTGAGCCGCGACGGCCGCCGCATCTACTTCACCAACGGCCTGTACACGACCTGGGACGAGCAGTTCTATCCCGAGGGCATGAAGGGCTGGATGGTGAAGATCGACGCCGATCCGAACGGCGGCATGAAGATGGACCCCGACTTCTGGGTCGAGTTCGGCGAGCGCAGGAGCCACCAGATCCGGCTCGAGGGCGGCGACGCTTCCTCGGACTCGTTCTGCTTCCCGTGA
- a CDS encoding tetratricopeptide repeat protein codes for MDQFDDELREIKREIVESRGLIIKTNNLTNALAADLKTISKRQLGFERRAFWNSASANLLFVVVVIGVVKLAWDARIDAVQADTKQAKEKITKLETDLKDMQRRSDERTRAESAAAAFYELVRAGRRQEIIEGFDALRKEPLSRAELAFFNDAVEQARTELSIKSYQLGLDHLRTGRWHEAAVAFEDSVRLKETSAHAASARLHLARAYRRLNRQRDAIPLLMSLSEASPDKEVVDDAMFLLCECLIDIQAWNDAKTNLRSFIRRFPDSPLINDARMALADISLKH; via the coding sequence ATGGATCAATTCGACGACGAGCTGAGGGAAATCAAGCGCGAGATCGTCGAGTCGCGCGGGCTCATCATCAAGACGAACAATCTGACGAACGCCCTGGCGGCCGACCTCAAGACCATCTCCAAGCGCCAGCTCGGCTTCGAACGAAGGGCGTTCTGGAACAGCGCCAGCGCAAACCTTCTGTTCGTCGTGGTCGTCATCGGCGTGGTCAAGCTCGCGTGGGACGCGCGCATCGACGCCGTCCAGGCCGATACCAAGCAGGCCAAAGAGAAGATCACGAAGCTCGAGACCGACCTGAAGGACATGCAACGCCGCTCGGACGAGCGAACGCGAGCAGAGTCGGCCGCCGCCGCGTTCTACGAGCTGGTCCGCGCCGGGCGCCGCCAGGAGATCATCGAGGGCTTCGACGCGCTCCGCAAAGAGCCGCTCTCGCGCGCCGAGCTCGCGTTCTTCAACGACGCGGTCGAGCAAGCGCGCACCGAGCTGTCGATCAAGAGCTACCAGCTCGGCCTCGATCACCTGCGCACGGGCCGCTGGCACGAGGCCGCCGTCGCGTTCGAGGACTCGGTCCGCTTGAAGGAGACCTCGGCCCACGCCGCGAGCGCGCGCCTGCACCTCGCGCGCGCTTACCGGAGGCTCAACCGCCAGCGCGACGCGATCCCCCTGCTCATGTCGCTCTCGGAGGCGTCGCCCGACAAGGAGGTCGTCGACGACGCGATGTTCTTGCTCTGCGAGTGCCTCATCGACATCCAGGCCTGGAACGACGCGAAGACCAACCTGCGCTCGTTCATCCGTCGCTTCCCCGACAGCCCGCTCATCAACGACGCGCGCATGGCCCTCGCGGACATCTCGCTCAAACACTGA
- the efp gene encoding elongation factor P, which translates to MDTSDIRKGIKLMLDGNKDPYVVVEFQFVKPGKGQAFTRVKLKNMVSGAVLERTLKSGEKIEIANVEQRQMQYIYPEGSDFVFMDPATGEQFTIGGDKIGDDSRWLSDGLKVDVTLHEGNPIGVDLPASVVLQITNSEPGVKGDTASGATKPATVSTGATVNVPLFVKEGEWIKIDTAEGRYLERVNKPAGS; encoded by the coding sequence ATGGACACGAGCGACATCCGCAAAGGCATCAAGTTGATGCTCGATGGCAACAAAGACCCCTACGTTGTCGTCGAGTTTCAGTTCGTCAAGCCCGGCAAAGGCCAGGCGTTTACCCGGGTAAAGCTGAAGAACATGGTCAGCGGCGCCGTCCTCGAGCGGACCTTGAAGTCCGGCGAGAAGATCGAGATCGCCAACGTCGAGCAGCGGCAGATGCAGTACATCTACCCGGAGGGCTCGGACTTCGTCTTCATGGACCCCGCGACGGGCGAGCAGTTCACCATCGGCGGCGACAAGATCGGCGACGACTCCCGCTGGCTCAGCGATGGGCTGAAGGTGGACGTGACCCTGCACGAGGGTAACCCGATCGGCGTGGATCTGCCGGCGAGCGTCGTCCTGCAGATCACGAACAGCGAGCCCGGCGTCAAGGGCGACACCGCCAGCGGCGCGACCAAGCCCGCCACGGTCTCCACCGGCGCCACGGTCAACGTCCCGCTCTTCGTGAAGGAGGGCGAGTGGATCAAGATCGACACGGCCGAGGGGCGTTACCTCGAGCGTGTGAACAAGCCCGCGGGCTCGTGA
- a CDS encoding DUF5522 domain-containing protein gives MSSSPPKFRQLVEGIDYYREGQKVVFTSAYHLKRGYCCHSKCRHCPYGLASAPETFTLAIDARPVPVLKVLPGKDGSSDGDAGET, from the coding sequence ATGTCTTCTTCTCCTCCCAAGTTCCGTCAGCTCGTCGAGGGCATCGACTACTACCGGGAGGGCCAGAAGGTCGTCTTCACGTCGGCCTACCATCTCAAGCGCGGTTACTGCTGCCACTCGAAGTGCCGCCACTGCCCTTACGGGCTCGCCTCCGCGCCCGAGACCTTCACCCTCGCGATCGACGCGCGGCCCGTCCCCGTGCTCAAAGTGCTGCCCGGCAAGGACGGCTCGAGCGACGGCGACGCGGGCGAAACGTAG
- a CDS encoding radical SAM/SPASM domain-containing protein, translating to MRARAEQFGAWVRAPDGTLVAITRAAARRLGIDGGAIWEGDPAERSPRPLEVHVAVTSRCGAGCKGCYLDARPDGESPPFEEIAARLRAVAQAGAFTVAFGGGEPLSRPDLGDLGKLARSLGLSPVVTTSGLGMTRERAEGLRSFAQVNVSYDGEGEAYGEVRGWDGARVAERAMRLLTEAGVPFGVNTVLTRSSFSRLASTVRRVEELGAREVQLLRYKPAGRAASPAYLAARLSPEQVASLGPALEALGRSVKIAIRIDCALVPLLSGHFGDAETLARFGVLGCEAGRYLAAVRVDGALAPCSFAPAADLGVKEAWTEGGGAWEGDGTLASYRAPHEIEPCRSCSLRAVCRGGCRVVASHLAGDLAPDPECPRVQAHRLRMRGEEAVREAEG from the coding sequence ATGAGAGCGCGCGCTGAGCAGTTCGGCGCCTGGGTGCGGGCTCCGGATGGGACGCTCGTGGCGATCACGCGCGCGGCGGCGAGGCGGCTCGGCATCGACGGGGGCGCGATCTGGGAGGGCGACCCTGCGGAGCGCTCGCCCCGCCCGCTCGAGGTGCACGTCGCGGTGACCTCGCGCTGCGGCGCGGGCTGCAAGGGCTGCTATCTCGACGCGCGTCCCGACGGGGAGAGCCCGCCCTTCGAGGAGATCGCGGCGCGCCTTCGAGCCGTCGCGCAAGCGGGCGCCTTCACGGTGGCGTTCGGCGGAGGCGAGCCGCTCTCGCGTCCTGATCTCGGCGATCTCGGCAAGCTCGCTCGTTCGCTCGGCCTGTCGCCGGTGGTCACGACGAGCGGGCTCGGCATGACGCGCGAGCGCGCCGAAGGGCTGCGGAGCTTCGCGCAGGTCAACGTGAGCTACGACGGCGAGGGCGAGGCGTACGGCGAGGTGCGCGGCTGGGACGGCGCGCGCGTGGCCGAGCGAGCGATGCGCCTGCTCACCGAGGCGGGCGTGCCGTTCGGGGTCAACACGGTCCTCACGCGTTCGAGCTTCTCTCGGCTCGCCTCCACGGTGCGCCGCGTCGAGGAGCTCGGGGCGCGCGAGGTGCAGCTCCTGCGCTACAAGCCGGCGGGCCGCGCCGCATCTCCCGCGTACCTCGCCGCGCGTCTGTCGCCCGAGCAAGTCGCTTCGCTCGGCCCCGCCCTCGAGGCGCTCGGCCGATCCGTCAAGATCGCGATCCGCATCGATTGCGCGCTCGTTCCGCTGCTCTCGGGTCACTTCGGCGATGCGGAGACCCTCGCTCGCTTCGGCGTGCTCGGCTGCGAGGCGGGGCGTTATCTCGCGGCGGTGCGCGTCGACGGAGCGCTCGCGCCTTGCAGCTTCGCGCCCGCCGCAGATCTCGGCGTGAAGGAGGCGTGGACCGAAGGCGGCGGGGCCTGGGAAGGGGACGGGACGCTCGCCTCCTACCGCGCGCCGCACGAGATCGAGCCGTGCCGCTCCTGCTCTCTGCGCGCGGTCTGTCGTGGCGGCTGTCGCGTGGTCGCCTCGCACCTCGCGGGAGATCTCGCCCCCGATCCCGAGTGCCCGCGTGTGCAAGCGCATCGGCTGCGGATGCGCGGGGAGGAGGCCGTGCGTGAGGCCGAGGGGTGA
- a CDS encoding RMD1 family protein → MSRIYPVEAYSYASRFNLRDVATWFPEPLQKRWTKTQFVVELDGDRLAFVYDFGAIVFVNVPDEEREMIVRAFDAKLKHEPHPPLRESFLIEVRPGAPTEVTFDRVVVPEIAPTTVDVVALVVAQSVAIDYYDEDVQQILDRIGSVANEVAQHGRPRGRTRDFMRFVGAAIASQVEMISAISLLDKPDLTWENEAADRLHDKLRNNLEIQERYKALESKLSTIRESLQTLIEFSQTRRMLVLEASIVALIVAEILLNLLKIH, encoded by the coding sequence ATGTCGCGCATCTACCCCGTCGAGGCTTATTCCTACGCGTCGCGCTTCAACCTGCGCGACGTCGCGACCTGGTTCCCGGAGCCCTTGCAGAAGCGCTGGACGAAGACGCAGTTCGTCGTCGAGCTCGACGGCGATCGGCTGGCGTTCGTCTACGACTTCGGCGCGATCGTGTTCGTCAACGTGCCCGACGAGGAGCGCGAGATGATCGTGCGCGCCTTCGACGCGAAGCTGAAGCACGAGCCGCACCCGCCCCTGCGCGAGAGCTTCCTCATCGAGGTGCGCCCCGGCGCGCCCACCGAGGTCACCTTCGATCGCGTCGTCGTGCCCGAGATCGCGCCCACCACGGTCGACGTCGTGGCCCTGGTCGTCGCCCAGTCGGTCGCGATCGACTACTACGACGAAGACGTGCAGCAGATCCTCGACCGCATCGGCTCGGTGGCGAACGAGGTGGCGCAGCACGGTCGGCCGCGCGGCAGGACGCGGGATTTCATGCGCTTCGTGGGCGCGGCGATCGCGTCGCAGGTGGAGATGATCTCGGCGATCTCGCTCCTCGACAAACCCGACCTCACCTGGGAGAACGAGGCGGCCGATCGGCTCCACGACAAGCTGCGCAACAACCTCGAGATCCAGGAGCGCTACAAGGCGCTCGAGAGCAAGCTGTCGACGATCCGCGAGTCCTTGCAGACGCTCATCGAGTTCAGCCAGACGCGGCGCATGCTCGTGCTCGAGGCCTCCATCGTCGCGCTCATCGTGGCCGAGATCCTCCTGAACTTGCTGAAGATCCACTGA
- the dapA gene encoding 4-hydroxy-tetrahydrodipicolinate synthase: MQDLALKGTLTALVTPFTRNGEAVDFEALEGLVEAQIEGGVSGLVPCGTTGEAPTLTDEEQVAVIRRVVEVAKGRVPVVAGTGTFSTKKTISASKAAIAAGADAVMVVMPYYNKPSQDGMREHVLAIAREVSCPVVLYNIPGRSVVDLSAETTEQICAKAPNVIAIKDATGNVLRCQELKRRLGDRLTVLSGDDALTLAFGAVGATGVISVTSNVRPREVSEVTRALLENDYVKARACHFALVELHNLMFLEPNPAPAKAALSALGKMSDAVRAPMLPASDSTRQKVVEALERLGTSFPATPTLRTGAQAR; encoded by the coding sequence ATGCAAGACCTCGCGCTCAAAGGAACGCTCACCGCGCTCGTCACGCCCTTCACCCGCAATGGCGAAGCCGTCGACTTCGAGGCCCTCGAGGGGCTCGTGGAGGCGCAGATCGAAGGCGGCGTCTCGGGGCTCGTCCCCTGCGGCACCACGGGCGAGGCGCCGACGCTCACCGACGAGGAGCAAGTCGCCGTGATCCGGCGCGTGGTGGAGGTGGCGAAGGGGCGCGTGCCCGTCGTCGCCGGCACCGGGACCTTCTCGACGAAGAAGACCATCTCCGCCTCGAAGGCGGCCATCGCCGCGGGCGCCGACGCGGTGATGGTGGTGATGCCCTACTACAACAAGCCCTCGCAGGACGGCATGCGCGAGCACGTGCTCGCCATCGCGCGCGAGGTCTCGTGCCCCGTGGTGCTCTACAACATCCCGGGCCGCAGCGTGGTCGATCTGTCGGCCGAGACCACCGAGCAGATCTGCGCGAAGGCGCCGAACGTGATCGCGATCAAGGACGCGACGGGCAACGTGCTGCGCTGCCAGGAGCTGAAGCGGCGCCTCGGCGATCGGCTCACCGTGCTCTCCGGCGACGACGCGCTCACCCTGGCCTTCGGCGCCGTGGGCGCCACGGGCGTCATCAGTGTGACCTCCAACGTTCGGCCTCGCGAGGTCAGCGAGGTGACCCGCGCGCTGCTCGAGAACGACTACGTGAAGGCGCGCGCCTGCCACTTCGCGCTGGTCGAGCTGCACAATCTGATGTTCCTCGAGCCGAACCCGGCGCCCGCGAAGGCTGCGCTCTCCGCGCTCGGGAAGATGAGCGACGCGGTGCGCGCTCCGATGCTGCCTGCGAGCGACTCCACGCGGCAGAAGGTCGTCGAGGCGCTCGAGCGGCTCGGCACGAGCTTCCCCGCGACGCCCACCCTGCGCACCGGGGCGCAAGCGCGGTGA
- the dapB gene encoding 4-hydroxy-tetrahydrodipicolinate reductase: MGGTIARLAVSEGMTVVGAVEAPGSAHLGRDLGELAGSGNMGVAISDDLSAGLLGAEVAIDFSTSASLSRLLTAARRAGVAVVSGTTRLEPAVEKQLDEAAAHVPVFWAPNTSVGVQVLAEIVAEAIRKLGPGFDIEIVETHHRAKVDSPSGTAVRLADAARSARQGLAAVHGREGNVGPRREEEIGIFAVRGGDVIGDHTVHLLGMGERLDLTHRATSRDLFARGALRAAQFVRGKPPGRYTMAHVLGG, from the coding sequence ATGGGCGGGACCATCGCGCGTCTCGCGGTGAGCGAGGGCATGACCGTGGTGGGCGCCGTCGAGGCCCCCGGATCCGCGCACCTCGGGCGCGACCTCGGAGAGCTCGCGGGGAGCGGCAACATGGGCGTCGCCATCAGCGACGACCTCTCCGCGGGCCTGCTCGGCGCCGAGGTCGCGATCGACTTCTCCACCTCGGCGTCCCTGTCGCGCTTGCTCACGGCTGCGCGGCGGGCGGGGGTCGCGGTCGTGAGCGGCACGACGCGGCTCGAGCCCGCGGTGGAGAAGCAGCTCGACGAGGCGGCGGCGCACGTGCCCGTCTTCTGGGCGCCGAACACGAGCGTGGGCGTGCAAGTGCTCGCCGAGATCGTGGCCGAGGCGATCCGCAAGCTCGGTCCGGGCTTCGACATCGAGATCGTGGAGACGCACCACCGCGCGAAGGTCGACTCGCCGAGCGGGACGGCGGTGCGGCTCGCGGACGCGGCGCGATCGGCGCGACAAGGCCTCGCCGCGGTGCACGGCCGCGAGGGCAACGTGGGCCCGCGGCGCGAGGAGGAGATCGGCATCTTCGCGGTGCGCGGCGGCGACGTGATCGGCGATCACACGGTGCACCTGCTCGGCATGGGCGAGCGGCTCGATCTGACGCACAGGGCGACGAGCCGCGACCTGTTCGCGCGCGGCGCGCTGCGTGCGGCCCAATTCGTCCGGGGCAAGCCGCCGGGGCGCTATACGATGGCGCACGTGCTCGGGGGCTAG